From Phenylobacterium montanum, the proteins below share one genomic window:
- a CDS encoding Hsp20/alpha crystallin family protein: MNVRDLVPWRRNNERGRNLAVLGEESPFLELHREVNRLFDEAFRGFDATPAWSGASHWPQAEVEESENDYRISVELPGVDEKDVEVVMHEGVLVVRGHKRSEISDAGRAVTERTYGRFERRFALHDVDEDRLYAKFHNGVLTIIAPKAPDSRDKARRIPINQPSLTH, from the coding sequence GTGAACGTGCGTGATCTTGTACCCTGGCGCCGCAACAATGAACGCGGCCGCAATCTGGCGGTCCTTGGTGAGGAAAGCCCATTCCTCGAGCTTCACCGCGAGGTGAACCGCCTATTCGACGAGGCCTTCCGCGGCTTCGACGCAACGCCGGCCTGGAGCGGCGCTTCGCACTGGCCGCAAGCCGAAGTCGAAGAGAGCGAGAACGACTATCGTATCAGCGTAGAGTTGCCCGGCGTCGATGAGAAAGATGTCGAGGTTGTGATGCATGAAGGCGTGCTGGTGGTGCGCGGCCACAAACGCTCGGAAATCTCAGACGCTGGCCGCGCGGTTACAGAACGGACCTACGGCCGCTTCGAACGTCGCTTCGCGCTACATGACGTCGATGAGGACCGCCTGTACGCGAAGTTCCACAACGGCGTGCTCACCATCATCGCACCCAAGGCCCCAGATTCCCGCGATAAAGCCCGCCGGATTCCGATCAATCAACCGAGCCTGACCCACTGA
- a CDS encoding PQQ-dependent dehydrogenase, methanol/ethanol family, which yields MALVALAAATPLWTGGAFAAGGVPAPLPQQAGNVGEDRLKQADSEPQNWFTGGRDSRQTYHSPLAAINDKTVGRLGFAWSYDLGTHRGQEATPIVVDGVMYTSGYKGLVYALNAETGVELWRFDPDVPDIAYREPCCDTVNRGVAVWKGKVYVASVDGRIHALDAATGKEIWSADTITDHRQPYSSTGAPVIAHDVVVIGNGGADMEKGGVRGYVSGYDLDSGKLKWRFFTVPPAPGARLEHPELVVAARSWGPHRAAVYAGGATAWDGMTYDPETNLVYIGTGNAAPYDLRKLGKGNGDDLFACSILAIDPDTGRMAWYYQTTPGDHWDFDAVQKLVVADLPVAGKPRHVVMQASKNGFFYVLDARSGKLVSADPYTYVNWAKAVDMKTGRPEITTQADYYKHPKNIYPSWSGGHTWPPMSFNPQTGLVYIPVIDVPNIWVDMEHNGGRVKYVNGFFSIEGFFPDENYSAADLKSLYGTLPELKQLQSERSGKLVRELIRAWDPVSQKVVWEHETSSGVRGYDGGVLSTNGNLVIQGRGSGQLFVYAADTGRVLKTIDTGSHIMAAPMTYAVNGVQYVAVQTGYGGAAITVGPIPASSAASRFDNENRILAFKLDGGETPKPAPRPQEPFPAPPPSKASLASIRRGEVKFTEQCSRCHALGPSVTPDLRKLSPQMHQAFEDIVLHGVAGPLGMERFDDLLKPADVKAIHAYLIDQQKQGYQAQLAAARK from the coding sequence TTGGCCCTGGTCGCGCTCGCCGCGGCCACACCACTCTGGACCGGCGGAGCGTTCGCCGCCGGCGGGGTTCCGGCGCCCTTACCGCAGCAGGCGGGCAATGTGGGAGAAGATCGGCTGAAACAGGCCGACAGCGAGCCGCAGAACTGGTTCACCGGCGGCCGGGACAGCCGCCAGACCTACCATTCCCCGCTCGCGGCCATCAACGACAAGACCGTGGGTCGGCTCGGCTTTGCGTGGAGCTACGACCTCGGCACGCATCGCGGCCAGGAAGCCACCCCCATCGTCGTCGATGGGGTCATGTACACGTCAGGCTACAAGGGCCTGGTTTACGCGCTCAATGCGGAAACCGGCGTCGAGCTTTGGCGGTTCGATCCCGACGTGCCGGACATCGCCTACCGCGAACCCTGCTGCGACACGGTCAATCGGGGCGTCGCCGTATGGAAGGGCAAGGTCTACGTCGCCTCCGTCGATGGCCGGATTCACGCCCTGGACGCCGCGACTGGCAAAGAGATCTGGTCGGCCGACACCATCACCGATCACAGGCAGCCCTATTCGAGCACCGGCGCGCCGGTCATCGCCCACGACGTGGTGGTCATCGGCAACGGCGGCGCCGACATGGAGAAGGGCGGCGTGCGCGGCTACGTGTCCGGATACGATCTGGATTCGGGCAAGCTGAAGTGGCGTTTCTTCACCGTCCCTCCAGCCCCAGGGGCCAGGCTGGAGCACCCGGAACTTGTGGTCGCGGCCCGGAGCTGGGGGCCGCATCGCGCGGCGGTCTATGCCGGCGGCGCGACGGCCTGGGACGGCATGACCTACGACCCGGAGACGAACCTGGTCTATATCGGCACCGGCAACGCCGCGCCCTACGACCTTCGCAAGCTGGGCAAAGGCAATGGCGACGACCTGTTCGCCTGCTCCATACTGGCGATCGACCCCGATACGGGGCGCATGGCCTGGTACTATCAGACCACCCCGGGCGACCACTGGGATTTCGACGCTGTTCAGAAGTTGGTTGTCGCCGACCTGCCGGTGGCGGGAAAGCCGCGCCACGTCGTCATGCAGGCGTCAAAGAACGGCTTCTTCTACGTGCTCGACGCCAGGTCGGGAAAGCTCGTATCTGCGGACCCCTATACCTATGTGAATTGGGCCAAGGCCGTCGACATGAAGACGGGACGCCCTGAAATCACCACCCAGGCCGACTATTACAAGCACCCGAAGAACATATATCCTTCCTGGTCGGGCGGGCACACCTGGCCGCCGATGTCTTTCAACCCCCAGACCGGGCTTGTCTATATTCCAGTCATTGATGTGCCCAACATCTGGGTCGACATGGAACACAACGGCGGGCGGGTCAAATACGTCAACGGGTTTTTCAGTATCGAGGGATTTTTCCCCGACGAAAACTACTCGGCGGCCGATCTCAAGTCGCTTTACGGAACGCTGCCGGAATTGAAGCAGCTTCAGTCGGAACGATCGGGAAAGCTGGTCAGGGAACTCATACGGGCCTGGGACCCGGTATCGCAAAAGGTCGTCTGGGAGCACGAAACCTCCTCCGGCGTCCGCGGATACGATGGGGGCGTCCTCAGCACGAACGGCAACCTGGTCATCCAGGGCCGCGGCAGCGGGCAGCTCTTCGTCTATGCGGCGGACACCGGCCGGGTGCTGAAGACGATCGATACGGGAAGCCACATCATGGCGGCGCCCATGACCTACGCCGTCAATGGCGTCCAATACGTGGCCGTTCAGACTGGCTATGGCGGAGCCGCGATCACTGTCGGCCCCATTCCGGCGTCCAGCGCCGCGTCCAGGTTCGACAATGAGAATCGCATTCTCGCCTTCAAGCTGGACGGCGGGGAGACGCCGAAGCCGGCGCCCAGGCCGCAGGAGCCGTTCCCGGCCCCGCCCCCGAGCAAGGCCAGCCTGGCCAGTATCCGCCGGGGCGAGGTCAAGTTCACCGAGCAGTGCAGCCGCTGCCATGCGCTAGGCCCCAGCGTCACGCCCGACCTGCGCAAGCTCTCGCCACAGATGCATCAGGCCTTCGAAGACATCGTGCTGCATGGAGTTGCAGGCCCACTTGGCATGGAACGGTTCGACGACCTGCTGAAGCCAGCCGACGTCAAGGCGATACACGCCTACCTGATCGACCAGCAAAAGCAGGGCTACCAAGCGCAACTGGCTGCCGCGCGCAAATAG
- a CDS encoding type 1 glutamine amidotransferase domain-containing protein: MAERLKGKLVAVLATDGFEQAELEQPIDALRKAGAEVEVVAPRAGEIQGWRHHEKAGTTPVGRALASAAPEAYDALVLPGGVMNPDALRLEPKAIAFVEGFVRAGKPIAAICHGPWTLINAGGVEGKTMTSWPSLEADLRNAGARWVDQEVAEDGVLVTSRKPDDLDAFCARMVEVFSRDRPAA; this comes from the coding sequence ATGGCCGAACGACTTAAAGGTAAGCTCGTCGCCGTCCTGGCGACGGATGGGTTCGAACAGGCTGAACTCGAACAACCGATAGATGCGCTGAGAAAGGCCGGCGCCGAGGTCGAGGTCGTCGCACCGAGGGCGGGAGAGATCCAGGGGTGGCGACACCATGAGAAGGCTGGAACCACGCCGGTCGGCCGCGCTCTGGCTTCCGCAGCGCCCGAAGCCTACGACGCCCTGGTGCTGCCAGGCGGCGTCATGAACCCCGACGCCTTGCGCCTCGAACCCAAGGCCATCGCCTTCGTCGAGGGGTTCGTCAGGGCCGGCAAGCCGATCGCCGCCATCTGTCACGGCCCATGGACCCTGATCAACGCTGGAGGTGTCGAGGGCAAGACCATGACCTCCTGGCCCTCGCTCGAGGCCGACCTTCGCAATGCGGGCGCCCGCTGGGTCGATCAGGAGGTGGCGGAGGACGGCGTGCTGGTGACCTCGCGAAAGCCCGATGATCTGGACGCCTTCTGCGCCCGGATGGTCGAAGTCTTTTCGCGTGACCGCCCCGCCGCCTGA
- a CDS encoding PAS domain S-box protein: MLDNLQAAVYATDADGVITYYNEIAAALWGRRPIIGETRWTGAYRLHYPDGEPMALDDSPLARVVREQRPLLGVEIVTEKPNGALAPVLAYPTPLFDAQGAFIGAVTLQIDITERKRAEDAALHLASIVESSDDAILTKDLNGIITSWNAGATRLFGYSPEEAVGRPITLLIPEDRLDEEPLILERIRNGQRVQHFETIRRRKDGSLVEISLTISPVKTPSGRIIGASKIARDITERRRAEAQQNLLVREMSHRIKNLFALAGGVVALSAHSAKSVQELNSAVRMRLAALARAHGLILSGVDQEEGPAQATASLHEVIRAITAPYEPSDGPPVRFEIKGPDLALNRTATTSFALLLHEFTTNAAKYGALSTPEGRVVIECAEGDDQVCIDWRELGGPRLSKAKGEDGFGSQLVALTTRQLGGEVVHEWRAEGLAIRMTAERGRLLS, translated from the coding sequence GTGCTCGACAATCTGCAGGCCGCGGTCTACGCGACCGACGCGGACGGGGTGATAACGTACTACAACGAGATCGCTGCGGCGCTCTGGGGGCGCCGCCCCATCATCGGCGAGACCCGCTGGACGGGGGCCTACCGGCTCCACTATCCGGATGGCGAGCCGATGGCGCTCGATGACAGCCCGCTCGCGCGGGTAGTCCGTGAGCAGCGCCCCCTGCTCGGCGTCGAGATCGTGACTGAGAAGCCGAACGGCGCGCTGGCGCCGGTCCTGGCCTATCCGACGCCGCTGTTCGACGCCCAGGGCGCCTTCATCGGGGCCGTGACGCTGCAGATCGACATCACCGAGCGCAAGCGGGCGGAAGATGCGGCCTTGCATCTGGCTTCAATCGTCGAGTCGTCGGACGATGCGATCCTGACCAAGGATCTCAACGGGATCATCACCTCCTGGAACGCCGGAGCCACGCGCCTCTTCGGTTACAGTCCGGAAGAAGCCGTCGGCCGGCCCATCACCCTCTTGATCCCCGAAGATCGGCTGGACGAAGAGCCGCTGATCCTGGAGCGGATCCGAAACGGGCAGCGGGTTCAGCACTTCGAGACCATCCGTCGCCGCAAGGATGGCAGCCTTGTCGAGATTTCGTTGACGATCTCGCCGGTGAAAACCCCAAGCGGCCGCATCATCGGGGCTTCGAAGATCGCCCGTGACATCACCGAGCGGCGTCGCGCCGAGGCTCAGCAGAACTTGCTCGTCCGCGAGATGAGCCACCGGATCAAGAACCTGTTTGCGCTCGCCGGCGGGGTGGTGGCGCTGAGCGCCCACTCCGCCAAGTCGGTGCAGGAACTCAATTCCGCCGTTCGCATGCGCCTGGCGGCGCTGGCCAGGGCGCACGGACTGATCCTGTCCGGGGTTGATCAAGAGGAAGGTCCGGCCCAGGCGACCGCCTCTCTGCACGAGGTCATCCGGGCGATCACCGCGCCCTACGAGCCGTCGGATGGGCCGCCGGTCCGGTTTGAAATCAAGGGCCCCGATCTGGCCCTTAACCGCACAGCCACGACCAGTTTCGCTCTTCTGCTGCACGAGTTCACGACCAATGCGGCCAAATATGGCGCCTTGTCGACGCCGGAGGGACGGGTAGTCATCGAGTGCGCGGAAGGCGATGACCAGGTCTGCATCGATTGGCGGGAATTGGGCGGGCCGCGGCTCAGTAAGGCCAAAGGCGAGGACGGCTTCGGCAGCCAGCTGGTGGCGCTGACGACCCGTCAACTGGGCGGCGAAGTCGTGCACGAATGGCGCGCCGAGGGGCTTGCGATCCGCATGACCGCCGAGAGGGGCCGGCTGCTTTCCTGA
- a CDS encoding ferritin-like domain-containing protein yields MTTSSEHTPFLSDVAALRDRARRHLEKGAVTEAYGGDAEKTVEILQSVLATELVCVLHYTMHSVAASGLSSQGAKSEFAEHAQEEHEHALAVAERISQLGGVPNFNPDGLASRSTSEYGVAADLVDMIKENLVAERIAVDHYQELVRYFGDRDPTTRIMLEGILKTEEEHASDMHDLLVAHEGRPMLP; encoded by the coding sequence ATGACCACTTCCAGCGAGCACACACCTTTTCTTAGCGACGTCGCCGCCTTGCGCGATCGGGCGCGCCGCCACCTGGAAAAGGGCGCGGTCACCGAGGCCTATGGCGGCGATGCGGAAAAGACGGTGGAGATATTGCAGTCGGTCCTGGCGACGGAGCTGGTTTGCGTCCTGCACTATACGATGCACTCGGTCGCCGCATCGGGGCTTTCCAGCCAGGGGGCCAAGTCGGAGTTCGCCGAACATGCTCAGGAGGAGCACGAGCACGCTTTGGCCGTGGCCGAGCGCATCTCCCAGTTGGGCGGCGTTCCGAACTTCAACCCCGATGGCCTCGCCAGCCGCTCGACCTCTGAATACGGCGTGGCCGCCGATCTGGTCGACATGATTAAGGAAAACCTGGTCGCCGAGCGTATCGCCGTCGACCACTACCAGGAACTGGTTCGGTATTTCGGCGATCGGGACCCGACCACGCGTATCATGCTCGAAGGCATCCTCAAGACCGAAGAGGAGCACGCTTCTGACATGCACGACCTGCTGGTCGCTCACGAAGGGCGACCGATGCTTCCGTGA
- the ligD gene encoding DNA ligase D, which produces MPASKLTAYRRKRNFALTDEPSGEAHPTSLGALRFVVQKHDATRLHYDLRLEVDGVFKSWAVTRGPSLDPHDRRLAVEVEDHPLAYGDFEGTIPEGQYGGGSVQLWDRGFWAPEKGFDPAKALKAGHLKFVMEGERLHGGWALVRMKDDRPGGRRHNWLLIKHADAAARPGDSELLAEDRSVASGRTMAQIGAGTGSAPKPFMMKAPGRADAVWSSDKDRSGTSAAKRPRQRSKPAQTQLPDFIAPQLCKAVETPPSGPGWAHEIKLDGYRMQLSVEGAAAILRTRKGLDWSDRFAAIAQDASPLPDCAIDGEICAVDPDGQPDFAALQAALADGATADLIFFAFDLLLLESSDLRPQPLTERKARLKALLEQNASQRIRYVEHFETAGRAVLESACRLDLEGVVSKRLDAPYRSGRSETWTKCKCRAGHEVVLGGWTTTQGRFRSLIGGVYHGKKLIHVGRIGTGFGAAKLETLLPELTANEAKTSPFSSAAAPRNGPEVHWLKPVLVAEIEYAGFTADGLIRQASFKGLRMDKPAREVEAEEPAPATETVLKQPGQRVSAKSQADLPGGLRLSHPDRALWPAQNGEPPVTKLELAQYFAAVGEWMLPHIQGRPCSLVRVPDGIDGERFFQRHAMRGASALIRLVKVDGDRQPYLEIDTVEGLIAAAQIAAVELHPWNCRAGSPNKPGRLVFDLDPAPDVGFPAVVAAALEIRDRLERLGLVAFCKTTGGKGLHVVTPLADSNLEWPQAKSFAKAVCAEAAADSPDRFVLNMAKAHRAGRIFLDYLRNDRMATAVAPLSPRARPGAPVSMPLTWNEVQPKLDPSRYAIRTAPALLTRTKAWADWPNAERPLGEAIRRLESRTRPRRRQ; this is translated from the coding sequence ATGCCGGCGTCAAAACTGACCGCCTATCGCCGAAAGCGGAACTTCGCGCTGACGGACGAGCCGAGCGGGGAGGCGCACCCCACATCGCTCGGCGCCTTGCGGTTCGTGGTGCAGAAGCACGATGCGACCCGTCTGCACTACGACCTGCGCCTGGAAGTCGACGGGGTGTTCAAATCCTGGGCCGTCACCCGCGGCCCGTCGCTTGATCCGCATGATCGGCGCTTGGCGGTCGAGGTCGAGGACCATCCTCTGGCCTATGGCGACTTCGAAGGGACGATCCCCGAGGGGCAATACGGCGGCGGGTCCGTGCAATTGTGGGACCGCGGCTTCTGGGCGCCGGAAAAGGGCTTTGACCCCGCCAAGGCGCTGAAGGCGGGCCACCTCAAGTTCGTAATGGAAGGCGAGCGGCTGCACGGCGGCTGGGCGCTGGTGCGGATGAAGGACGACCGCCCAGGAGGCCGACGCCACAATTGGCTCCTGATCAAGCATGCCGATGCCGCGGCCCGGCCTGGCGACAGCGAGCTTCTCGCCGAGGACCGATCGGTGGCCTCCGGCCGGACGATGGCGCAGATCGGCGCCGGAACCGGGTCCGCCCCCAAGCCTTTCATGATGAAGGCGCCTGGGAGGGCGGACGCCGTCTGGTCCAGCGACAAGGATCGAAGCGGAACAAGCGCCGCCAAGCGTCCCCGACAGCGGTCCAAGCCAGCGCAGACGCAGCTCCCCGATTTCATCGCTCCCCAATTGTGCAAGGCGGTGGAGACGCCGCCGTCCGGTCCGGGCTGGGCGCACGAAATCAAGCTCGACGGCTATCGCATGCAGCTCAGCGTCGAAGGCGCCGCCGCCATCTTGCGGACCCGCAAGGGCCTGGACTGGAGCGATCGCTTCGCCGCGATCGCACAGGATGCCAGCCCCCTCCCCGACTGTGCGATCGACGGCGAGATCTGCGCAGTCGATCCGGACGGGCAGCCGGACTTCGCCGCGCTGCAAGCCGCGCTCGCCGACGGCGCCACCGCCGATCTGATCTTTTTCGCCTTCGACCTTCTGCTACTGGAGAGCTCCGACCTTCGGCCCCAACCTTTGACCGAACGCAAGGCGCGGCTGAAGGCGCTGCTGGAGCAAAACGCCAGTCAGCGCATCCGCTATGTGGAGCATTTCGAGACCGCCGGACGCGCAGTGCTGGAATCGGCCTGCCGGCTGGACCTGGAGGGCGTGGTGTCCAAGCGCCTGGACGCGCCCTATCGCTCCGGTCGCAGCGAAACCTGGACCAAGTGCAAATGCAGGGCCGGCCATGAGGTGGTGCTGGGCGGCTGGACCACCACACAAGGTCGGTTCCGGTCGCTGATCGGCGGCGTTTATCACGGAAAAAAGCTGATCCATGTGGGGCGGATCGGGACCGGCTTTGGGGCCGCCAAGCTGGAAACGCTATTGCCAGAACTCACGGCGAACGAAGCCAAGACCTCGCCCTTCTCCAGCGCCGCTGCGCCTAGGAACGGGCCGGAGGTGCATTGGCTGAAGCCTGTCTTGGTGGCGGAGATCGAATATGCTGGCTTCACGGCCGATGGCCTGATCCGGCAGGCGAGCTTCAAAGGACTGCGCATGGACAAGCCCGCCCGTGAGGTCGAGGCGGAAGAGCCGGCGCCCGCGACCGAGACTGTCCTGAAGCAGCCTGGACAACGCGTTAGCGCCAAATCTCAGGCGGATCTGCCGGGCGGCCTGCGCCTTTCCCACCCCGACAGGGCCCTGTGGCCCGCTCAGAACGGAGAGCCGCCCGTAACCAAGCTGGAACTCGCCCAATATTTCGCCGCCGTTGGCGAGTGGATGCTGCCGCACATCCAGGGACGGCCATGTTCGCTCGTCCGCGTTCCGGACGGCATAGACGGCGAACGCTTCTTCCAGCGCCACGCCATGAGGGGCGCTTCGGCGCTGATCCGGCTGGTCAAAGTCGACGGCGATCGCCAACCCTATCTGGAGATAGACACTGTCGAAGGCCTGATAGCCGCGGCCCAGATCGCGGCGGTCGAACTGCACCCCTGGAACTGTCGCGCCGGAAGCCCGAACAAGCCTGGCAGGCTGGTGTTTGACCTCGACCCCGCCCCCGACGTCGGCTTCCCGGCGGTCGTGGCGGCGGCCCTGGAAATCAGGGACCGGCTCGAGCGGCTCGGCCTCGTAGCCTTCTGCAAGACCACCGGCGGCAAGGGACTGCACGTGGTGACGCCGCTGGCCGATAGTAATCTGGAATGGCCCCAGGCCAAGAGCTTCGCAAAGGCGGTCTGCGCCGAGGCCGCCGCCGACAGCCCCGACCGCTTCGTGTTGAACATGGCCAAGGCTCACCGCGCTGGACGCATCTTCCTCGACTATCTGCGCAACGACCGCATGGCGACGGCGGTGGCGCCCCTCTCGCCCCGCGCCCGCCCTGGCGCACCGGTCTCCATGCCGCTGACCTGGAATGAGGTTCAGCCGAAATTGGACCCGTCGCGATACGCCATCAGGACCGCTCCCGCTTTGCTCACGCGGACCAAGGCCTGGGCCGATTGGCCGAACGCCGAGCGGCCCCTGGGAGAGGCCATTCGGCGGCTCGAGAGCAGGACACGCCCCCGGCGACGCCAATAG
- a CDS encoding acyl-CoA dehydrogenase family protein gives MSIDFEIPPDAKAIRLRVRQWVHDECIPAEKRLLEGDDYKTVLNELRVKARSQGLWCPFIPKEYGGMGLGPLANALVQMELGESPLGALSMNTQGPDDATMLTILQNGTEYQKEKFLKPLLNGEKRVCYSMTEKAAGADATGMQTRAVKDGNENYVLNGEKWFSSAASVADMVLIMAMTDPDAPRHQRYSTFIVELPNPGYNIKRDIPTMAAEGPLSHIMGGGHSEVEIRDLVVPAENLLGGEGNGFNMGQHRLAYGRLRHGMHNVAMAQRALDLAAAHVTKRETFGKLLSERQGVQFMLADCASQLYIARLMLLHIAYKAEKGMDLRQENGIAKVYLANMVHQVVDTAIQLHGALGYSLDTPLARWYTHIRSQRLVDGPDEVHRWTTGRNVIKEFLANGTTAGACGGDLL, from the coding sequence ATGTCCATCGACTTCGAGATTCCACCGGATGCCAAGGCTATCCGCCTGCGCGTGCGCCAATGGGTGCATGACGAATGCATCCCGGCGGAGAAGCGGCTGCTGGAGGGCGACGACTACAAGACGGTTCTGAACGAGCTGCGGGTCAAGGCCCGTAGCCAAGGCCTCTGGTGTCCCTTCATCCCCAAAGAATACGGCGGCATGGGCCTTGGACCGTTGGCCAACGCCTTGGTGCAGATGGAGCTCGGCGAAAGCCCCCTGGGCGCCCTGTCGATGAACACCCAAGGTCCTGACGACGCCACGATGCTGACGATCCTGCAGAACGGGACGGAGTATCAGAAGGAGAAGTTCCTCAAGCCGCTGCTGAACGGCGAAAAGCGCGTCTGTTACTCGATGACCGAGAAGGCCGCCGGCGCCGACGCCACCGGCATGCAGACGCGCGCCGTCAAGGATGGCAACGAGAACTATGTCTTGAACGGCGAAAAGTGGTTCTCCTCGGCCGCCAGCGTCGCCGACATGGTCCTGATCATGGCCATGACCGATCCTGACGCTCCGCGCCACCAGCGCTATTCGACCTTCATCGTCGAGTTGCCGAACCCCGGCTACAACATTAAGCGTGACATCCCGACCATGGCCGCGGAAGGGCCGTTGAGCCACATCATGGGCGGCGGCCATTCCGAGGTGGAGATCAGGGACTTGGTCGTCCCGGCCGAGAATCTACTGGGCGGCGAGGGCAACGGCTTCAACATGGGCCAGCACCGCTTGGCCTACGGTCGTCTGCGCCATGGCATGCACAATGTCGCCATGGCCCAGCGGGCGCTCGATCTCGCTGCGGCCCATGTCACCAAGCGGGAAACCTTCGGCAAGCTTCTGTCAGAGCGCCAAGGCGTTCAGTTCATGCTCGCCGACTGCGCCAGCCAGCTCTACATAGCCCGCCTTATGCTGCTGCATATCGCCTATAAGGCGGAGAAGGGGATGGACCTTCGGCAGGAGAATGGCATCGCCAAGGTCTATCTGGCCAACATGGTGCACCAGGTGGTCGACACGGCCATTCAGTTGCACGGAGCCCTGGGCTACAGCCTGGATACGCCGCTGGCCCGTTGGTACACCCACATCCGCTCTCAGCGGCTGGTAGACGGGCCGGACGAGGTGCATCGGTGGACCACTGGCCGCAACGTCATCAAAGAATTCCTGGCCAATGGAACCACGGCCGGCGCCTGCGGCGGGGACTTGCTCTAA
- the ku gene encoding non-homologous end joining protein Ku: MALRPTWQGHLRLSLVTCPVSLYAATTRAGDVHFHLINPKTDNRIRMTPTDPDTGPVERAELVKGYEVDRDQYVLLTPEDLDSVRLESTRTIDIERFVPAADIDRLYWDAPYFLVPDGDLAQEAFSVIREALKASEKLALGRVVIASRERMLALEPRGPGMVASTLRSADEVRESSPLFEPIKPVKPDPDMIAIAEKIIDQRSGPFDPSQFVDRYEEALKELIARKSKGRRPVSAPEPEDTNVVDLMQALRRSLKSTATTGDARHRVGERSKRSGRKRSSK, from the coding sequence ATGGCCCTCAGGCCCACCTGGCAGGGGCACCTTCGGCTCTCGCTGGTCACCTGCCCGGTTTCGCTCTACGCCGCGACCACCCGGGCGGGCGACGTCCACTTCCACCTGATCAATCCGAAGACCGACAATCGCATCCGCATGACGCCCACCGATCCCGACACCGGACCGGTAGAGCGGGCCGAGCTGGTGAAGGGATACGAGGTAGACCGGGATCAGTATGTCCTGCTGACCCCGGAAGATCTCGATTCCGTCAGGCTGGAGAGCACCAGAACCATCGACATCGAGCGCTTCGTGCCGGCAGCGGACATCGACCGGCTCTATTGGGACGCCCCCTACTTCCTGGTTCCCGACGGTGACCTAGCCCAGGAAGCCTTCAGTGTGATCCGCGAAGCGCTGAAGGCCTCCGAGAAGCTGGCCCTCGGCCGGGTGGTTATCGCCAGTCGCGAACGGATGTTGGCGTTGGAGCCGCGGGGACCGGGGATGGTCGCCTCCACCCTTCGTTCCGCGGACGAGGTGCGCGAGTCCAGCCCGCTGTTCGAACCGATCAAGCCCGTGAAACCAGATCCGGATATGATCGCCATAGCCGAAAAAATCATCGACCAGCGATCCGGGCCCTTCGATCCGAGCCAATTCGTCGACCGCTACGAAGAGGCTTTGAAGGAGCTGATCGCCAGGAAGAGCAAGGGCCGGCGGCCGGTCTCCGCTCCCGAACCCGAAGACACCAATGTGGTCGACCTGATGCAGGCCCTGCGCCGAAGTCTCAAGAGCACCGCAACCACTGGCGACGCCCGCCACCGCGTCGGCGAGCGATCGAAACGCAGCGGGCGAAAGCGGAGCTCAAAGTGA
- a CDS encoding Hsp20 family protein, translating to MRTAIDFSPLYRSMIGVDRMASLMDAAMKSDGDVTYPPYDIEKTGEDNYRISLAVAGFALSELQVTAQPNLLTVAGRKPHREEKTSFLHHSIATRSFERRFELADYVVVKAASLEHGLLVIDLAREVPEPLKPRQVEIQTSPQTAQPERLKDHGARRAA from the coding sequence ATGAGAACCGCGATCGACTTTTCACCCCTGTATCGGTCGATGATCGGCGTCGACCGGATGGCCAGCCTCATGGACGCGGCGATGAAAAGCGATGGGGATGTGACCTATCCCCCTTACGACATCGAAAAGACCGGCGAGGACAATTACCGTATCAGTCTGGCTGTCGCCGGATTCGCCCTGAGTGAACTGCAGGTCACCGCACAGCCGAACCTTCTGACGGTCGCAGGCCGCAAACCCCACCGTGAGGAAAAGACAAGCTTTCTTCACCACAGCATCGCGACCCGCAGCTTCGAGCGCCGCTTCGAACTTGCCGACTATGTGGTGGTCAAAGCGGCGTCGCTTGAGCACGGCCTCCTCGTGATCGACCTCGCGCGCGAAGTTCCGGAGCCGCTGAAGCCGCGGCAGGTCGAAATCCAGACCAGCCCCCAGACGGCCCAGCCTGAACGGCTGAAGGATCACGGCGCGCGCCGCGCTGCCTGA